The following proteins are encoded in a genomic region of Dialister hominis:
- a CDS encoding GTP pyrophosphokinase yields the protein MAESIYGKHKEVLPAVLKHLVSQIENYNETKRKETGEPAYEHLIYRIKSEDSMREKCQRKGLPPVPKSALYDIHDAIGIRIVCCFLNDIYDNIKFIESIPGAKVIVGKDYIKSAKPNGYRSFHMILRMDVPFEDVLGQNPGQYFAEIQLRTIAMDSWASLEHQMKYKKDIKNPEMIVRELKRCADELASCDLSMQTIRNLIRDEH from the coding sequence ATGGCTGAATCAATTTATGGAAAACACAAAGAGGTACTTCCCGCCGTCCTCAAGCACCTCGTATCCCAGATAGAAAACTACAACGAAACAAAGAGAAAAGAAACAGGCGAGCCTGCTTACGAGCACCTCATCTACCGCATCAAATCAGAAGACAGCATGCGGGAGAAATGCCAGAGAAAGGGCCTTCCGCCCGTGCCGAAGTCTGCGCTCTATGATATCCATGACGCAATCGGCATCCGCATCGTCTGCTGCTTTTTGAATGACATTTACGACAATATCAAATTCATCGAATCCATTCCCGGAGCCAAAGTCATCGTCGGCAAGGACTACATCAAAAGCGCCAAGCCGAACGGCTACAGGAGCTTCCACATGATTCTCCGCATGGACGTGCCCTTTGAGGACGTCCTGGGACAGAATCCGGGCCAGTACTTTGCAGAAATCCAGCTGCGCACGATTGCCATGGATTCCTGGGCAAGTCTGGAACATCAGATGAAGTACAAGAAAGATATCAAGAATCCGGAAATGATCGTCCGCGAGCTGAAGCGCTGCGCTGACGAGCTTGCTTCCTGCGACCTCTCCATGCAGACGATCAGGAACCTTATCCGTGATGAACACTAA
- a CDS encoding response regulator transcription factor — protein MRLLLAEDERDMSNVLTTILKHSGYEVDLAENGQEALDLSMKNNYDCMVMDIMMPVMDGLTALKILRSKGDVTPVILLTAKSEIDDRISGLDSGADDYLTKPFSVGELLARIRSLTRRGQDMSPSKLNVGSTSLDSEEQELSCHNSIRLSGKETKLMKLLMLNPLKGLDTKFIFDKIWSKEEDVDESVVWIYISYLRGKLLAVMSDLQIDGEEGGSFTLMPRRD, from the coding sequence ATGAGACTTCTTCTTGCAGAAGATGAAAGGGACATGTCCAACGTTCTTACCACAATCCTGAAGCACAGCGGCTATGAAGTCGACCTTGCCGAGAACGGACAGGAAGCGCTGGACCTTTCCATGAAAAACAATTATGACTGCATGGTCATGGACATCATGATGCCCGTGATGGACGGCCTGACAGCCTTGAAAATCCTTCGCAGCAAGGGGGACGTGACGCCTGTCATACTCCTTACGGCAAAGTCTGAAATCGACGACCGCATTTCCGGCCTTGATTCAGGCGCTGATGACTATCTGACAAAGCCGTTTTCCGTCGGCGAGCTCCTCGCCCGCATCCGCTCGCTCACGCGCCGCGGACAGGACATGTCGCCATCCAAACTCAATGTAGGCTCCACTTCCCTTGATTCGGAAGAACAGGAACTGTCCTGCCATAATTCCATCCGCCTTTCCGGCAAGGAAACGAAGCTCATGAAGCTCCTCATGCTGAATCCGCTGAAGGGTCTGGATACGAAATTCATTTTCGACAAAATCTGGAGCAAGGAAGAGGATGTCGATGAAAGCGTCGTATGGATTTACATTTCCTACCTCCGCGGCAAGCTCCTTGCCGTCATGTCGGATCTGCAGATCGATGGAGAGGAAGGCGGTTCATTCACTCTGATGCCAAGGAGGGATTAG
- a CDS encoding sensor histidine kinase produces MNLIKRLRRQFILLATVAVLIIVIGALGLINTLGYAAMRSHVIDTMTAITQNGGTLPSRIHENDTTSAGWLPIPGANSPADTPEFAYQTRYFSIHLDSENRMTSVNVKNIVAFSEDQAIAFSKTALQSPSATGFMQKNKARYGFMKTEYPDGSKLIVVMDCTRDFADFHTFLSYSIWFGFFCILLYVAIFAFLSNKAIAPFVHNLEAQKRFITNASHELKTPLAIISVNAEAIEMMNGKNDWTEGILKQVRHLSNLINHLILLSKASEMSRLQLKIEPLDVKKLLSAAASEFDLLVKDGGKKLAVSCPEGLKGMSDWKCMNELIHIFLDNAVKYCDKGGTISVSAAGTKKNVTVSVTNDYKEGEGVDYSRFFERFYRNDESHNSEKAGYGIGLSIAGELSSLLQAPLSVSYKDGKITFSITMKAG; encoded by the coding sequence ATGAACCTCATCAAACGGCTCCGCCGCCAGTTCATCCTACTGGCAACGGTCGCTGTCCTCATCATCGTGATCGGGGCTCTGGGCCTCATCAATACGCTTGGTTATGCGGCCATGCGCTCGCACGTCATTGATACGATGACAGCCATCACGCAGAACGGCGGCACGCTTCCCTCAAGGATTCATGAGAACGATACCACCTCTGCCGGCTGGCTCCCGATTCCCGGTGCCAATTCCCCGGCAGATACTCCTGAATTTGCTTACCAGACACGTTACTTCTCCATTCATCTTGATTCGGAGAACAGGATGACTTCCGTCAATGTGAAGAACATCGTCGCCTTCTCTGAGGACCAGGCCATCGCCTTTTCCAAGACAGCGCTCCAGTCTCCATCTGCGACCGGCTTCATGCAGAAGAACAAGGCGCGTTACGGTTTCATGAAGACGGAATATCCTGACGGCAGCAAGCTCATCGTCGTCATGGACTGCACGAGAGACTTTGCCGATTTCCATACCTTCCTCAGCTATTCCATCTGGTTCGGCTTCTTCTGCATCCTTCTCTATGTCGCTATCTTCGCGTTCCTTTCCAACAAGGCCATCGCGCCCTTCGTGCATAACCTGGAAGCACAGAAACGGTTCATCACGAACGCCAGCCATGAGCTGAAGACTCCTCTTGCCATCATTTCCGTCAATGCAGAAGCGATTGAAATGATGAATGGCAAGAATGACTGGACAGAGGGCATCTTAAAACAGGTGCGCCACCTCTCCAACCTTATCAATCACCTCATCCTTCTTTCCAAGGCAAGTGAAATGAGCCGCCTGCAGCTCAAGATAGAGCCGCTTGATGTGAAGAAACTCCTTTCCGCGGCGGCCAGTGAATTCGACCTCCTTGTAAAAGACGGCGGCAAGAAACTCGCCGTCTCCTGCCCGGAAGGACTGAAAGGCATGAGCGACTGGAAGTGCATGAACGAACTCATCCATATCTTCCTCGACAATGCCGTCAAGTACTGCGACAAGGGCGGCACCATCTCCGTCTCGGCAGCGGGCACGAAGAAGAATGTCACCGTCTCCGTCACGAACGATTACAAGGAAGGCGAGGGCGTCGACTACTCCCGTTTCTTTGAAAGGTTCTACCGGAACGATGAATCCCATAACAGCGAAAAGGCAGGCTACGGTATCGGCCTTTCCATCGCAGGAGAACTATCCTCCCTGCTGCAGGCTCCCCTTTCCGTATCGTACAAGGATGGAAAAATCACCTTCTCCATAACGATGAAGGCTGGTTGA